Proteins encoded within one genomic window of Humulus lupulus chromosome 1, drHumLupu1.1, whole genome shotgun sequence:
- the LOC133815275 gene encoding uncharacterized protein LOC133815275 has translation MASSKSQYNNVHSNSFPTKPHPLFQQCEEHLCRLGDSNATSSASISQKLSGLEDLHDCVVKLLELPLTQKALVNGRQDKWVDQVIDGSLRLLDMCSAAKDAVLHTKECAREIQSTMRRRRGSLESEIRKYSVSRKVVKKAIRKALRNLKGTESKNAVSPSNKDNETMALAGALGEVEAATLAVFESLLCFVSGPKSQYSKLSSWSLVSKLLMQSKKIGCEEEEKVVNEFENVDSVLPILIQSDKCPLNIENVQTELQSLESCIQNFEERLDRLFRGLIKIRVSFLNILNN, from the coding sequence ATGGCTAGCTCAAAATCCCAATACAATAATGTTCATTCAAACAGTTTCCCCACCAAACCACACCCTCTTTTCCAACAATGCGAAGAGCACTTGTGCCGATTAGGGGATTCAAATGCAACTTCATCAGCTTCAATAAGCCAAAAACTGAGTGGTCTTGAGGATTTGCACGACTGTGTTGTGAAGTTGCTTGAGTTACCCCTCACTCAAAAAGCACTTGTAAATGGCCGCCAGGATAAGTGGGTTGACCAAGTGATAGATGGTTCTCTAAGGCTCTTGGACATGTGTAGCGCAGCCAAAGACGCCGTGTTACACACCAAGGAATGCGCACGTGAGATCCAATCaactatgagaagaagaagaggaagtcTTGAAAGCGAAATTAGGAAATACTCAGTCTCAAGGAAAGTTGTGAAGAAAGCAATCCGAAAGGCCTTGAGGAATCTAAAAGGTACTGAATCAAAAAATGCAGTCTCTCCTTCTAACAAAGACAACGAAACCATGGCATTGGCTGGTGCATTAGGAGAGGTGGAAGCAGCTACTCTTGCAGTATTTGAGTCCTTGTTGTGCTTTGTTTCTGGGCCAAAGTCACAATATTCCAAGCTAAGCAGCTGGTCCTTAGTTTCAAAGCTGTTAATGCAAAGCAAAAAAATTGGTTGTGAGGAAGAAGAAAAAGTTGTCAATGAGTTTGAAAATGTGGATTCTGTATTGCCAATTCTCATTCAATCTGATAAGTGTCCTTTGAACATTGAGAATGTCCAAACTGAGCTGCAAAGTCTGGAGTCTTGCATCCAAAACTTTGAAGAAAGACTAGACCGACTCTTCAGGGGTTTAATCAAAATCAGAGTTTCCTTTCTCAACATCCTTAACAACTAA
- the LOC133815283 gene encoding uncharacterized protein LOC133815283, whose amino-acid sequence MTISLLPWLVLGDFNDILHKDERIGVKVKYSKSVAFQQCIEKCNLEDVKFIGNFFTWTNKQQGDDRIYSKIDRVLANQRWLDHYTAAEVIFLNEGMFDHCPAMLFVYPTVGNGKKPFRYFKMWASAPDFFEQVKHDWQGVVFGTPMYRVVRKLKRLKILLKELNRKGFNELHSAHIKALQDLKECQDHLKEDLLNERLIVKESQARKNYSEIHKLYCSFLHQKAKVKWMQEGDENTTFFHASLRDRRAQNRIYSVKSETGVWVDKPEEVSSVFLSYYQTLLGCKLENILSINKNVVRRGLVVNDMQARPLLEHYSMEEVKQTVFFIPGIRAPGPDGYCSYFFRTVGILLGLT is encoded by the coding sequence ATGACTATTTCACTCTTGCCTTGGCTGGTGCTTGGAGATTTCAATGATATTTTACATAAGGATGAGAGGATTGGGGTGAAAGTAAAGTATAGTAAGTCGGTGGCGTTTCAGCAATGTATAGAGAAGTGTAATTTGGAGGATGTCAAGTTCATTGGAAATTTCTTTACTTGGACTAACAAGCAGCAAGGAGATGACAGAATTTACTCTAAAATTGATAGAGTTTTGGCTAACCAGAGATGGCTTGACCATTATACTGCAGCTGAAGTTATTTTCTTGAATGAAGGAATGTTTGATCATTGCCCAGCCATGTTGTTTGTTTATCCTACTGTGGGAAATGGTAAGAAGCCATTCCGTTACTTTAAAATGTGGGCCTCTGCTCCTGACTTTTTTGAACAGGTTAAACATGATTGGCAGGGAGTGGTGTTTGGAACCCCAATGTACCGAGTTGTGAGGAAGTTAAAACGATTAAAAATCTTACTTAAGGAGCTGAACAGGAAGGGTTTTAATGAGCTTCATTCGGCTCATATCAAAGCTTTACAGGATCTCAAAGAGTGCCAGGACCATTTAAAAGAAGATCTGCTGAATGAGAGGTTGATAGTTAAAGAATCACAAGCTAGGAAAAACTACTCAGAGATACACAAATTATATTGTTCCTTTCTTCATCAAAAAGCAAAAGTTAAATGGATGCAAGAAGGAGATGAGAATACAACATTTTTTCATGCTAGTCTTAGGGATAGAAGAGCCCAAAATAGAATATACTCAGTCAAATCTGAAACAGGTGTTTGGGTAGACAAGCCAGAAGAAGTTTCTTCAGTTTTCCTTTCTTATTATCAAACTTTATTGGGGTGCAAGCTGGaaaacatattatcaattaataaaAATGTGGTTCGGCGTGGGCTGGTTGTGaatgatatgcaagctaggcctCTGCTGGAGCATTATTCTATGGAAGAGGTAAAGCAAACTGTATTCTTTATTCCTGGTATAAGGGCTCCTGGACCGGATGGATATTGTAGCTATTTTTTCAGGACTGTTGGGATATTGTTGGGGCTGACATGA